A portion of the Fibrobacterota bacterium genome contains these proteins:
- a CDS encoding methyltransferase domain-containing protein: MDLCRGKDVLHLGFIQHSHLYEKLIAEGKWLHGQLRSVAKRLAGIDYLASDVEAISAKYGYECYAGDAMRLEGVPLRDTFDVILCGELIEHIENPGLMLDGIKRFMHADSVLAITTPNPWCTQRIDLVNRGILEDRWLNNEHVCWYTYGTLKQLLQRKGFEEVDYGYYFHQSSESVYSTPGRFLKSLRIAKKAYFASRVKPQNYEGLFFVSRLRSNA, translated from the coding sequence ATGGACCTTTGCCGGGGTAAGGATGTGCTCCATCTGGGGTTCATCCAGCATTCTCATCTCTACGAAAAGCTGATCGCCGAGGGGAAATGGCTCCACGGTCAGTTGCGATCGGTGGCGAAACGGCTCGCGGGTATCGACTACTTGGCGTCCGATGTGGAAGCAATCAGCGCCAAATACGGGTACGAATGCTACGCCGGGGACGCCATGCGTTTGGAGGGGGTGCCCCTGCGGGACACGTTCGACGTGATCCTTTGCGGCGAGCTCATCGAGCACATCGAAAACCCCGGGCTCATGCTGGATGGCATCAAGCGCTTCATGCACGCCGACTCGGTCCTGGCCATCACGACCCCCAATCCCTGGTGCACTCAACGCATCGACCTCGTGAATCGCGGAATCCTCGAGGATCGCTGGCTCAATAATGAACATGTTTGCTGGTACACTTACGGAACGCTTAAACAGCTCCTCCAGCGTAAGGGATTCGAGGAAGTGGACTACGGATATTATTTCCACCAATCTAGCGAGTCGGTGTACTCAACTCCCGGCCGCTTCCTTAAGTCCCTGCGCATCGCGAAGAAGGCGTACTTCGCTTCGCGGGTTAAGCCCCAGAATTACGAAGGCCTGTTTTTCGTCTCCCGCCTCCGGTCCAATGCCTAA
- a CDS encoding glycosyltransferase family 4 protein: MQRLLSLLRGRGFSVTVFDPNRYVSFKGQIRLALLRTLLFGRYQVVHFQGFDFPAWFIGMTVRLRSILGFKFFITAHSFRFGSAGNTGELDACRMALAGADALIAVHASVLAKCREAGMPMPPKLTILPAFIPPDENRERDIWGSYPPDVPAFLSRRRPILVANAFKIIFFENADLYGLDLCIELLARLHVRYPDLGFIFALADDSAEPDYLGRMKSRILELSLREHFLILSGQRELWPLLRRAQVFIRPTNTDGDAISIREAIHFGIPVVASDACVRPDEVVLFASRDLDDLEGKVAHVLGKKRPTVQV; the protein is encoded by the coding sequence ATGCAACGGCTTCTGTCCCTTTTGCGAGGTCGTGGATTCTCCGTAACGGTCTTCGACCCCAACCGCTACGTGTCCTTCAAAGGCCAAATCCGGCTGGCCCTGCTCCGTACCCTTCTCTTCGGCCGTTACCAGGTGGTGCATTTCCAAGGTTTCGACTTTCCGGCCTGGTTCATCGGGATGACGGTCCGCCTGCGCTCGATCCTGGGATTCAAGTTCTTCATAACCGCGCATAGTTTCCGGTTCGGCTCCGCGGGGAACACAGGCGAACTCGATGCCTGCCGAATGGCCCTGGCCGGCGCCGACGCCCTTATCGCGGTGCATGCTTCCGTTCTCGCCAAGTGTCGCGAAGCGGGCATGCCCATGCCTCCGAAGCTGACGATCCTTCCCGCCTTTATCCCGCCAGATGAGAACCGGGAGCGGGACATCTGGGGCAGCTATCCCCCGGATGTCCCGGCTTTCCTTTCCCGCCGGCGTCCCATCCTGGTCGCCAACGCCTTCAAAATCATCTTTTTCGAGAATGCCGATCTATATGGCCTGGATCTGTGCATCGAACTCCTCGCGAGGCTCCATGTCCGCTATCCCGATCTGGGGTTCATCTTCGCCTTGGCGGATGATTCCGCGGAACCGGATTACCTGGGGCGGATGAAATCGCGGATCCTGGAGCTCAGCTTGCGCGAGCATTTCTTGATTCTCTCCGGGCAGCGGGAGCTTTGGCCGCTTCTGCGCCGCGCCCAGGTTTTCATCCGGCCCACGAATACCGATGGCGATGCCATCAGCATCCGCGAAGCGATCCATTTCGGGATTCCCGTCGTGGCTTCGGACGCGTGCGTCCGGCCCGACGAGGTGGTCCTCTTCGCTTCGCGGGACTTGGACGATTTGGAAGGAAAGGTTGCGCATGTCCTGGGTAAAAAAAGGCCCACGGTTCAGGTTTGA